Proteins from a genomic interval of Paenibacillus lentus:
- a CDS encoding helix-turn-helix domain-containing protein gives MNLLKGVGSRIRKIRKSKNWTQEQLAEAATLHYSYIGGVERGDRNISLETLEKIVTALDVPAWELFRHEDISDKQFLLHEHINLISNRSAEEIALITKITKDIISAMELHKE, from the coding sequence ATGAACCTACTTAAGGGTGTTGGTAGCAGAATTCGTAAAATAAGAAAATCAAAAAATTGGACTCAAGAGCAGTTAGCTGAAGCCGCAACTCTACACTATAGCTATATTGGCGGTGTAGAACGAGGCGATCGAAATATCTCCCTAGAGACACTTGAAAAAATTGTGACTGCCTTAGATGTACCCGCTTGGGAGTTATTTCGCCACGAAGACATTTCCGATAAACAATTTTTGCTCCATGAGCATATAAATCTAATTAGCAATAGAAGCGCAGAAGAAATAGCCTTGATTACGAAAATAACCAAGGATATTATTTCTGCTATGGAGTTACATAAAGAATAG
- a CDS encoding helix-turn-helix domain-containing protein gives MQPTTTIRQRLEDYIKEKGLSLHQFSDISGVNAGTLSGLINHRRRMSILQLDRISMGMGLAEGSLYELYIEECLAESSPDWRRLKSLLQRCAELDKLDCIQRIILVTMDNLAYAPHVFDLAEQWYRAGRIEAAAVLYRCVAEGEKYQHSERLALCQYRLFTIHLGSDREVNLSLAASFEPYVERLGEAEQLEALKDLADTYAANQRWTRVEQLAQEMESKAAIQYRLSLSTKEGNGNPESSQEKTGRPILFYILYGYLLRANVCEARGDYEQALDYVSLYTDLSWVQSCDETERIMIEQFEDWGRANACLYRLMSGEAEVLPEYVNYVASHDGERVSGLLKITEAANRYHFRVDDILERFGPQLKFEGREHAFGNYDAGIAAGQHTRLLSELAAYYLSTERVETGLGYIIDCLEACAAFYSEVVFLQCVGLFETYRGWATPERKRQYTNLISEVQRNHEEKKGFAAKYA, from the coding sequence ATGCAACCAACAACCACGATCCGGCAGCGATTAGAGGATTACATTAAAGAGAAGGGGCTATCGCTTCATCAATTTTCGGACATCTCCGGGGTTAATGCGGGAACGCTAAGCGGCTTGATTAACCACCGTAGACGGATGTCGATACTACAATTGGACCGCATTAGCATGGGCATGGGGTTGGCCGAGGGCAGTTTATATGAGTTATACATCGAGGAATGCTTGGCAGAGTCTTCGCCAGATTGGCGCAGGCTGAAATCGCTGCTTCAGCGTTGCGCTGAGCTGGACAAGCTGGATTGTATTCAGCGAATCATTCTTGTGACCATGGATAATTTAGCGTATGCTCCCCATGTCTTTGACCTGGCAGAGCAGTGGTACCGAGCGGGAAGAATAGAAGCAGCCGCAGTGTTATACCGATGTGTGGCGGAAGGAGAGAAGTATCAGCATTCGGAGCGATTAGCTCTTTGTCAGTATCGCTTATTTACGATTCATCTTGGGTCCGATCGGGAAGTCAACCTATCTCTGGCTGCTTCTTTCGAACCTTATGTAGAACGCTTGGGAGAAGCGGAGCAATTGGAAGCGCTCAAGGATTTGGCAGATACCTATGCCGCTAATCAGCGCTGGACTAGGGTTGAACAACTGGCCCAGGAAATGGAGAGTAAGGCCGCCATTCAATACAGACTTAGTCTTAGCACGAAAGAGGGGAATGGTAACCCTGAATCGTCTCAAGAGAAGACGGGCAGGCCAATACTTTTCTATATCCTTTATGGGTATCTTTTGAGAGCTAATGTTTGTGAGGCACGCGGGGATTACGAGCAAGCTCTGGACTACGTATCGTTATATACGGATTTAAGCTGGGTGCAAAGCTGCGATGAGACCGAGCGCATCATGATCGAGCAATTTGAGGATTGGGGCCGAGCTAACGCCTGCTTGTATCGGTTGATGTCCGGGGAGGCGGAAGTTTTACCCGAATATGTGAATTACGTTGCTTCTCATGATGGCGAAAGGGTCTCAGGCTTGCTAAAAATCACGGAGGCAGCTAACCGTTATCATTTTCGGGTGGATGATATTTTAGAGCGTTTCGGCCCGCAATTGAAATTTGAAGGACGTGAGCACGCTTTCGGAAATTATGATGCTGGGATCGCAGCAGGTCAGCACACGCGCTTGCTATCCGAGCTGGCGGCCTATTATTTATCTACGGAGCGGGTTGAGACTGGATTAGGCTACATTATCGACTGTTTGGAAGCTTGCGCTGCATTTTACAGTGAAGTCGTATTCCTCCAGTGTGTAGGATTGTTTGAGACGTATCGGGGATGGGCAACCCCGGAAAGGAAGAGGCAATACACAAATCTAATTAGTGAGGTGCAAAGGAATCATGAAGAGAAGAAGGGCTTTGCTGCGAAGTATGCGTAG
- a CDS encoding polysaccharide deacetylase family protein: MKLRWIVICLVILYLCAGCTQNTKQKAQQAEQVKPKTQQAEQVEPNAKPEQAKILQNESNTPNLIDGSEQKVRKPHPLSLADLRKKYRSTFLLNGPSSKREVALTFDDAPDDKFTPMVLDVLKREGVQATFFLVGNRIEAHPEIVKRMVREGHLLGNHSYNHANLPKLSDADFREQVIKTDKLISQYTGYTPNIIRPPYGNISEGQIQWLASQKKKVVNWNVDSLDWKGLTTEQVETNVLAHVKPGSIILQHSGGGKGEDLTCTVEALPRIIKQLRDDGVKLVNVAELLDLGIAIK, translated from the coding sequence ATGAAGTTGCGATGGATCGTTATTTGTCTGGTTATCTTATATTTATGTGCAGGCTGTACACAGAATACTAAACAGAAAGCACAGCAGGCTGAGCAGGTTAAGCCGAAGACACAGCAAGCTGAGCAGGTCGAGCCGAACGCCAAACCTGAACAGGCTAAAATACTGCAGAACGAGTCTAATACCCCTAACTTGATAGATGGGTCAGAACAAAAGGTGCGAAAGCCGCATCCGCTGTCGTTAGCGGATTTACGAAAGAAATACCGCAGCACATTCCTATTGAATGGGCCCTCCTCAAAACGGGAAGTGGCCCTGACATTTGACGATGCACCGGATGATAAATTTACACCGATGGTGCTGGATGTATTGAAAAGGGAAGGTGTACAAGCTACATTCTTTTTGGTGGGAAATCGGATAGAAGCTCACCCGGAGATCGTAAAGCGCATGGTTCGGGAAGGGCATCTTCTTGGTAATCATTCTTATAACCATGCCAACTTGCCTAAGCTATCGGATGCAGATTTTCGTGAGCAAGTTATTAAGACGGATAAGCTTATCAGCCAATATACGGGATATACTCCGAATATTATTCGACCGCCGTATGGAAATATTAGTGAAGGGCAAATCCAATGGTTAGCGAGCCAGAAGAAAAAAGTCGTTAATTGGAACGTTGATTCCTTGGACTGGAAGGGGTTAACTACAGAGCAGGTAGAGACGAATGTGCTTGCTCATGTGAAACCAGGCTCGATTATATTACAACATTCTGGCGGCGGCAAAGGTGAAGATCTAACCTGTACGGTCGAGGCTCTGCCTAGAATAATCAAGCAGCTTAGAGACGATGGAGTTAAGCTGGTAAACGTTGCAGAGTTACTGGATTTGGGTATTGCAATTAAATAA
- a CDS encoding AAA family ATPase, with protein sequence MTVPGILGTSSVPGMPEAPGTSKVTSKSSTLLANLLKARFPYLYIQTWEEDRVTSVIRSIAQDVALIKTPREVLIWRMTTGIIDASGNSRGDTRQPLKALEFIEKYDSPCIVVMQDFHIYFGGQGRAPDYQVIRKLRDMLIRIKQNPSPINIIFTSPFLILPEELQKDITIVDFELPSFNEIKAVLDEMIAVNEQRGRIQIVVTPEERERIAKAALGLTLSEAENAFARAMVEDGYLDIRDVEVILEEKEQIIKKTGILEFIRSELKMEDVGGLENLKRWLTKRNRSWLESASKYGLPAPKGVLITGVPGCGKSLISKSISSMWQLPLLRLDIGKIFSGLIGSSEENMRKAIKTAEAISPCILWIDEIEKGFSATSSSGDSGTSARVFAQFLTWMQEKTSQVFVVATANNIAGLPPELMRKGRFDEIFFVDLPTKRERKEILRLHMSKRLKHPEVIGDFQLTDEVLEDLAVTCEGFVGAEIEQLVIDALFEAYAEDRSILLEDFRRAIVNTVPLSVTQAEQIRAIREWANVRAVTATPKEDLEDYVKEETVLDGGNPAPGSQDQGADDIRFKRGGRTIDF encoded by the coding sequence ATGACTGTACCAGGAATATTAGGCACATCAAGCGTACCAGGCATGCCTGAAGCACCCGGCACATCAAAAGTGACGTCGAAATCTAGTACATTGCTGGCTAATTTGCTTAAAGCACGATTTCCGTATTTATATATTCAAACCTGGGAGGAAGACCGCGTCACATCGGTCATTCGCTCGATCGCCCAGGATGTTGCTCTTATCAAAACACCAAGAGAAGTGTTGATTTGGCGTATGACAACGGGCATTATCGATGCGAGCGGCAACTCCCGCGGGGACACCAGACAGCCTTTGAAGGCGCTGGAATTCATCGAGAAATACGATAGCCCTTGCATTGTCGTCATGCAGGATTTCCATATATATTTCGGGGGTCAAGGGAGAGCACCGGACTATCAAGTCATTCGGAAGCTGCGCGATATGTTGATTCGCATTAAGCAGAACCCGAGTCCGATCAATATCATTTTTACATCTCCCTTTCTGATCCTGCCGGAGGAGCTGCAGAAGGATATTACGATTGTCGATTTCGAGCTTCCATCTTTTAACGAAATTAAAGCCGTGCTGGATGAAATGATCGCCGTGAATGAGCAGAGAGGTCGTATTCAAATCGTTGTTACGCCCGAAGAGCGGGAGCGCATTGCCAAAGCTGCGCTGGGCTTAACGCTGTCCGAGGCCGAGAACGCTTTTGCCCGTGCGATGGTGGAGGACGGATACTTGGATATTCGGGATGTAGAGGTCATTCTTGAAGAGAAAGAGCAGATCATCAAAAAGACGGGCATTCTGGAATTCATCCGCAGCGAATTGAAAATGGAGGATGTTGGCGGCTTGGAGAACCTCAAGCGCTGGCTGACAAAACGGAATAGATCTTGGCTGGAATCGGCAAGTAAATATGGGCTGCCTGCACCAAAGGGAGTGCTGATTACCGGCGTTCCGGGCTGCGGCAAAAGCTTGATTAGCAAGTCGATCAGTTCCATGTGGCAGCTGCCCTTGCTAAGATTGGACATCGGAAAAATCTTCAGCGGCCTGATCGGGAGCAGCGAAGAGAATATGCGTAAGGCGATCAAAACTGCTGAAGCAATCTCGCCTTGTATTCTGTGGATCGATGAGATCGAGAAAGGCTTCAGCGCGACTTCCAGCAGCGGAGACAGCGGTACGTCGGCTCGTGTCTTTGCCCAATTCCTGACCTGGATGCAGGAGAAGACCAGTCAGGTATTCGTCGTAGCTACCGCTAACAACATTGCTGGATTGCCGCCGGAGCTTATGCGCAAAGGCCGTTTTGACGAAATATTCTTCGTTGATCTGCCGACCAAACGGGAAAGAAAAGAAATTTTAAGATTACATATGAGCAAACGCTTGAAGCACCCGGAGGTCATTGGGGATTTCCAGTTAACAGATGAGGTATTGGAGGACCTGGCTGTAACCTGTGAGGGTTTCGTCGGAGCTGAGATCGAGCAATTGGTTATCGACGCTTTGTTCGAGGCTTATGCCGAGGATCGTTCCATTCTGTTGGAGGATTTCCGGCGAGCTATCGTAAATACAGTGCCGCTATCGGTTACGCAGGCTGAGCAGATCCGCGCGATACGGGAATGGGCCAATGTTCGAGCGGTTACCGCTACTCCCAAGGAGGATCTGGAGGATTACGTTAAAGAGGAGACGGTGTTGGACGGTGGCAATCCAGCTCCCGGCAGTCAGGATCAGGGGGCCGATGATATTCGTTTTAAACGGGGCGGAAGAACAATTGATTTCTAG
- a CDS encoding FtsX-like permease family protein, with the protein MSINYIILRNLRKNAKNYFLYVFALIFSVALYFAFVTLQYDPAMDEVKGSIKGGAAVRAGSMLLIVIVSIFLLYANNLFIKRRSKEIGLFQLIGLTKSRIFRILTAENFILYFGSLLIGMFVGFSFSKLILMILFKITGVDSGAALMFSGQAFIQTVIVFLAVYLLIMLMNYTFIRRQSILALFRALSSTEEKVKKVSVWEMILGIFGLALIALGYYISTRLFSGDFVNMVELFVAMVGILASVILGTYLFYKGSVRFIFYLVRRQKGGYLNINEVLSLSSIMFRMKSNALLLTIITTVSALAIGLLSLSYISYYSAEQSGKDNVPNDFAFMVQADADMFKEALTSDGIPFQETSIDVLRVKGDLTQVMDIHANSNDPDANATILSVISETAVDQLDLSEEETLLTGYNDLMRNFVTIQDSGEIQLIGQHESISQQIQGLEDEFLVSSYFTRGLPIAIVDQAVFERLRQDIDPEIQGDSPTYIGIDITDADKLKRANAVFEELGLANSRTNDSQLTTIHSHKQTMGIIMFVVGFLGLTFLMTSGCILYFKQMDESEEEKPNYTILRKLGFTQGDLLRGIQAKQLFNFGIPLTVGLSHSYFAVKSGWFLFGTELWTPMILVMLLYTALYSIFAVLSVLYYKRVIREAL; encoded by the coding sequence TTGAGCATTAATTACATCATTCTTCGCAACCTCAGGAAGAACGCCAAAAATTACTTCCTGTACGTCTTCGCCCTGATCTTCAGCGTTGCGCTCTATTTCGCATTCGTCACGCTGCAGTACGACCCCGCCATGGACGAAGTCAAGGGGAGTATCAAGGGCGGCGCTGCAGTTCGCGCTGGATCAATGCTGTTAATTGTCATTGTGTCGATCTTCCTGCTGTACGCAAATAATCTATTCATCAAACGGCGCAGCAAAGAAATCGGTTTGTTTCAATTGATCGGGCTGACCAAGAGCCGAATATTCCGTATTCTGACGGCAGAGAACTTCATACTTTATTTCGGCTCACTATTGATCGGCATGTTCGTCGGCTTTTCTTTTTCTAAGCTGATTCTCATGATTCTGTTTAAAATCACAGGGGTAGATTCTGGGGCGGCGTTAATGTTCTCTGGTCAGGCCTTCATTCAAACCGTCATCGTGTTCCTAGCGGTTTACCTGCTAATCATGCTGATGAACTATACATTTATAAGGCGGCAAAGCATCCTCGCGCTGTTTAGAGCGCTGTCCTCGACCGAGGAGAAGGTGAAGAAGGTGTCCGTGTGGGAGATGATTCTAGGCATCTTCGGCTTAGCGTTAATTGCGCTCGGTTATTACATTTCAACGAGGCTGTTCAGCGGGGATTTCGTTAATATGGTCGAGCTGTTCGTGGCGATGGTGGGCATCCTCGCCTCGGTCATTTTAGGTACGTACCTGTTCTATAAGGGGTCGGTACGGTTCATCTTCTATCTGGTACGCCGGCAAAAAGGGGGCTATTTGAACATTAACGAAGTTCTGTCGCTTTCCTCCATCATGTTCCGTATGAAATCCAACGCCCTGCTGCTTACCATCATAACGACGGTATCCGCACTAGCCATCGGCCTGTTGTCGCTCAGCTACATTTCCTATTATTCCGCCGAGCAGTCGGGGAAGGACAATGTGCCTAATGACTTTGCATTTATGGTTCAAGCTGATGCCGATATGTTCAAAGAGGCTTTGACTTCTGATGGTATTCCGTTTCAGGAGACATCCATTGATGTACTTCGTGTCAAAGGGGATCTCACTCAGGTGATGGATATTCACGCTAACAGTAACGATCCCGATGCCAATGCCACGATTCTGAGTGTCATTAGCGAAACAGCGGTCGATCAGCTTGATTTATCCGAGGAGGAGACTCTCCTGACAGGATATAACGATCTGATGCGGAATTTTGTCACGATTCAAGATAGCGGAGAGATCCAACTGATCGGTCAACATGAGAGCATTTCACAGCAAATTCAGGGTTTGGAGGATGAGTTCCTTGTATCAAGTTATTTCACCCGCGGCCTTCCAATTGCTATTGTAGATCAGGCGGTGTTCGAACGCTTGAGACAGGATATCGATCCGGAAATTCAAGGAGATTCCCCCACCTATATCGGGATCGATATTACCGATGCAGATAAACTGAAGAGGGCTAACGCTGTTTTTGAAGAACTCGGGTTGGCGAACAGTCGCACCAATGACTCACAGCTGACCACCATACACAGCCATAAGCAAACGATGGGGATAATCATGTTCGTGGTCGGCTTCCTGGGACTCACCTTCCTAATGACCTCCGGCTGCATTCTGTATTTCAAGCAGATGGATGAAAGCGAGGAAGAGAAACCAAATTATACGATACTCCGGAAACTCGGCTTCACCCAAGGAGATTTGTTAAGAGGAATTCAAGCAAAGCAATTGTTCAATTTCGGCATCCCGCTCACTGTGGGGCTATCTCACAGTTATTTTGCCGTAAAGTCTGGCTGGTTCCTGTTCGGCACCGAGCTATGGACGCCCATGATCCTGGTTATGCTGTTATATACGGCGCTTTACTCGATCTTCGCGGTTCTCTCCGTGCTGTATTATAAACGTGTCATTCGGGAGGCCTTGTAG
- a CDS encoding ABC transporter ATP-binding protein, with protein sequence MAILEATKIHKSYGNKSNKQEVLKGIDLSIEQGEFIGIMGASGSGKTTLLNVLSSIDQASDGIVLIEGHEMTNMKEKELAEFRKQHLGFLFQEYNLLDSLTVKENILLPLSVAKVSKTEANQKFKAVANELGIYELKDKYPNEISGGQKQRTSAARAFIHEPSIIFADEPTGALDSKSASDLLNKLSMMNEQRQATIVMVTHDPVAASYCSRVIFIKDGQVYTQLNKGDETRQTFFKDIMKTQGVLGGVQVEH encoded by the coding sequence ATGGCGATTCTGGAAGCTACTAAAATTCATAAGAGCTACGGCAATAAATCCAATAAACAAGAAGTGCTAAAAGGGATCGATCTGAGCATCGAGCAAGGAGAATTCATCGGGATCATGGGAGCTTCAGGCTCCGGAAAGACGACTTTGCTCAACGTCCTCTCTTCGATTGATCAGGCTAGTGACGGCATTGTGCTGATCGAAGGGCATGAAATGACGAACATGAAGGAGAAGGAGCTGGCAGAGTTCCGCAAGCAGCATTTGGGGTTTCTTTTTCAGGAGTATAATTTATTGGATTCGCTCACTGTAAAAGAGAACATCCTGCTGCCACTCTCAGTTGCCAAGGTGTCCAAGACAGAAGCGAACCAAAAATTCAAGGCCGTCGCGAACGAGCTGGGGATCTATGAGCTTAAAGATAAGTATCCGAATGAAATCTCCGGTGGACAGAAGCAGCGCACCTCAGCCGCCCGGGCGTTTATCCACGAGCCGAGCATTATTTTTGCGGATGAACCTACAGGGGCGCTGGATTCCAAGTCGGCTTCCGATCTGCTAAACAAGCTAAGCATGATGAACGAGCAGCGGCAAGCGACGATTGTCATGGTGACGCATGATCCGGTCGCCGCAAGCTATTGCAGCCGGGTTATTTTCATCAAGGATGGACAGGTTTACACGCAGCTCAATAAAGGGGACGAGACAAGGCAGACCTTTTTCAAAGATATTATGAAGACGCAAGGGGTACTAGGAGGGGTGCAGGTTGAGCATTAA